TATCCGGTATTCAACCACGCCCATTACAGTGGATAACTGGAAGGAAGCGATGCCGCTTGCGGATATTCCAGTGCCACAGCCTGCGGGGACTTTAGTGACTGCAACTGCAATCGGGCTTAATGCCGGGGCCACCTATTACTTCGCCTTTGAGGCCAGGGATAAGGTTCTGCAGGCATCAGGGCTTTCCAATGTCGCTGTGGGCACAACCACCATTCCCAGTCTTAACTGGACCAAGCTGAGAGTCTACTGGGCCAGTTGGGCCGACTATCAGAACCGTCAGCTCTCCATTGACTACAGGATGGGCAATGCTGGTACAGGCTCGGCCATTTCAACAGCTGTCCAGGCTTCTGTCTGCAATCCCGTTACTGTCCATGTTGTCACTCAACTGCCACTGGCAACCGGTGATATAAGTCCGGGTTCGAGCAAAAACGTAACGCTTAAATACTACGTGCCGACAAACGTGGGGAGCTTTACAACTACCACCCATGCGACATGTAGCGATGATGCAGGCAGGACATACTGGTTTCCTGGGCCACTACCATAAGTGAGGAAAATGAAGCAGTCAACGAAAAGATATATATTCCTGTTTTGCTGGTGGCTGGGATTGGTTATGGTTGGAACTATGATGTGGATTGTATCTTTTTTAACACGATGGAGCCGAACATTGGGGTTTTTTACTGACAATCCATTTACTATAATCATCCCTTTTCTCGTCGTTCAGAGTTTTTTTCTCTGGTGGTTTCTGAAAAAATTTCTTCCGGGTTACAGAGACTGGGGTTGGATCTTCACCATGCCAATCATAGCGCTATTCAGCACGGTGTTTAGCATTTTATTCATTGTCGGAGGCATTATGGCACTCTTGGGTGGACGTGGATAAAATCGGGCTGGCCTTACCGGCATTTGAATGTAGTTGCACCAACCTTCTGTCCACCGGCAGATATCCATCTCTATGATGCCCAGGGAAGGCACGTGGGCAAAAACGATACTGGCGGCATAGACAAACAGATACCCGGTGCCGAGTACATTGAGATCCCTGATTTCCACGAGAAGACCATCACGGTTCACGGAGGAGATGGAACCGAGGGCTACCGCTTTGTCCTTAAAGGTACGGGGGCAGGCACCTTTGACTTTACCCTTAAATCTCCCGATCACGCCCACAACAGCGCCGACACCGTGAAGCATCTGGCAGTACCGGTGACGCCATTGACTGAAACCAGCGTGCTGCTTGATGAGAGCAAGGACTACGCCCTGCGGATAGATAATGATGGCGATGGTATTGTTGACGAGCAGAGGCAGCCTGATAGCGTGGTTACGCAGGCCGTTGATCTCTCCCCGCCCGCAAAGGTAACGGACCTGTCCGTCACAAGCGTAACTTCCGGGACCGCAACCCTAACGTTTACCGCCCCTGGCGATGACGACAATGCCGGCACGGCCCAGTACTACGACATAAGATATGCCAAAATGCCCATAACTGAAGATAACTGGAAAGACGCTATGCCCCTTGAGCAGATGCCGGCACCCCAGGCGGCCGGGTCCACCGAGACGGCGACGGCCACCGGCCTAGACGCCGGCACCACCTATTACTTTGCCCTTGAGGCCCGCGATGAGACCCTGCAGTCTTCAGAGCTTTCCAATATTGCCACTGTTACAACCACCATCCCCAGCCTCACATGGTCCAAACAGAGGGTCTATTGGGCCAGCTGGGCAGATTACACCAACAGGCACTTGTCCATAGACTACAAGATGGGTAATACCGGAACGAGTTCGGTCCTTTCGGCAACGGTCCAGGCTTCAATATGCAATCCCGGCACAGTTTACGCCGTCACCCTACTTCCCTATGTAGTGGGTGACATAAATCCAGAAGCAAGCAAAACCGTAACGCTTAAATACTACGTGCCGACAAATGTGGGCAGTTTCACTACGACAACTTACGCCACATGCAGCGACGACGCGGGCAGAACGTACTGGTTTCCGGGGCCCATATAGAAAAGACATATTCGGAATTGATTCCGTAAAATGAAAGGAATGAAGTGAAGAGGATAAAAAAGAGATTATGGTTTAATATCGGCTGGTGT
This window of the Candidatus Brocadiia bacterium genome carries:
- a CDS encoding fibronectin type III domain-containing protein translates to MKHLAVPVTPLTETSVLLDESKDYALRIDNDGDGIVDEQRQPDSVVTQAVDLSPPAKVTDLSVTSVTSGTATLTFTAPGDDDNAGTAQYYDIRYAKMPITEDNWKDAMPLEQMPAPQAAGSTETATATGLDAGTTYYFALEARDETLQSSELSNIATVTTTIPSLTWSKQRVYWASWADYTNRHLSIDYKMGNTGTSSVLSATVQASICNPGTVYAVTLLPYVVGDINPEASKTVTLKYYVPTNVGSFTTTTYATCSDDAGRTYWFPGPI